From Pseudomonas fluorescens, one genomic window encodes:
- a CDS encoding rhodanese-like domain-containing protein: MPSLVRSTPAASSAVALMHFSSRLSFETDCSDVFSSQEAGEVDFVLVDVRGPLAYERGHLPGAINIPGRLITATALAAYPKHTLFVVYCAGPHCNGANKAAVKLAALEYPVKEMIGGVTGWLDEGFTLSQGVMPTATAAMACEC; encoded by the coding sequence ATGCCCAGCCTGGTTCGCTCGACACCTGCTGCATCGTCCGCTGTTGCCTTGATGCATTTCAGCAGTCGCCTCAGCTTTGAAACCGACTGTTCCGACGTCTTCAGTAGTCAGGAGGCGGGGGAGGTGGATTTTGTCCTGGTGGATGTGCGCGGGCCGCTGGCTTACGAGCGCGGCCACCTGCCCGGTGCAATCAATATTCCAGGGCGCCTGATCACGGCGACAGCGCTGGCGGCGTACCCGAAGCACACCCTGTTCGTGGTGTATTGCGCGGGACCGCACTGCAATGGCGCGAACAAGGCCGCGGTCAAGCTGGCGGCACTGGAGTATCCGGTCAAGGAAATGATCGGCGGTGTCACCGGCTGGCTGGATGAGGGGTTCACGTTGAGTCAGGGCGTGATGCCAACGGCCACGGCGGCAATGGCGTGCGAATGCTGA
- a CDS encoding type 1 glutamine amidotransferase produces MPESSTWLNLIQHHPAEGPGTIDDWAESRGLTLRIFRADLGQLPEVSAAPVIILGGPYESNAGPQWLAQERKWLAASVDLGAPVFAICLGAQLLALSLGGSVQRMHESETGWTTVTFADGRSLQVLEWHEDAINLPPDALLQASSAHCLQQMYDVGPTRVGVQFHPEWNAASVALLNAHFGDESPLPRDQDDSAAHRLVYDWLQKTLDKWRRSYTST; encoded by the coding sequence ATGCCTGAATCGTCGACCTGGTTGAACCTGATCCAGCATCATCCCGCCGAAGGGCCGGGGACTATCGACGACTGGGCCGAGTCCCGCGGCCTGACCCTGAGGATATTTCGCGCCGACCTGGGCCAATTGCCCGAGGTCAGTGCCGCACCGGTGATTATCCTCGGTGGCCCTTATGAATCGAATGCCGGGCCGCAGTGGCTGGCGCAGGAGCGCAAGTGGCTGGCGGCCAGCGTGGACCTCGGTGCACCGGTGTTTGCCATCTGCCTGGGTGCGCAATTGCTGGCCCTGAGCCTGGGCGGCAGCGTGCAGCGCATGCACGAAAGCGAAACCGGCTGGACCACCGTGACCTTCGCCGATGGCCGCAGCTTGCAGGTACTGGAATGGCACGAAGATGCTATCAACCTGCCGCCGGATGCATTGTTGCAGGCCAGCAGTGCGCACTGCCTGCAGCAAATGTATGACGTCGGCCCGACTCGCGTCGGCGTGCAGTTCCATCCGGAATGGAATGCAGCGTCGGTGGCGCTGCTCAACGCGCACTTTGGTGACGAATCGCCGCTGCCCCGCGATCAGGACGACAGCGCCGCCCACCGCCTGGTGTACGACTGGCTGCAGAAGACACTGGATAAGTGGCGCCGGTCCTACACCAGCACCTGA
- a CDS encoding ABC transporter substrate-binding protein → MKKLAMFGALALSVLSFSAVADDAKPIRIGIEAGYPPFSMKTPDGKLTGFDVDIGDALCEQMKVKCTWVEQEFDGLIPALKVKKIDAILSSMTITDDRKKNVDFTIKYYHTPARFVMKAGSGVKDPLTELKGKKVGVLRASTHDRYATEVLAPAGINLVRYGSQQEANLDMVAGRIDATLADAVNLSDGFLKTDAGKGFEFVGPTYEDAKYFGGGAGIAVRKGDKELADKFNTAITEIRANGKYKQVQDKYFDFDVYGQ, encoded by the coding sequence ATGAAGAAGCTAGCGATGTTCGGCGCCCTCGCGCTGTCCGTATTGTCTTTCTCGGCCGTGGCCGATGATGCCAAGCCGATCCGTATCGGTATCGAAGCGGGTTACCCACCGTTCTCGATGAAAACCCCTGACGGCAAGCTGACCGGTTTCGACGTGGACATCGGCGACGCGCTGTGTGAACAGATGAAGGTCAAATGTACCTGGGTCGAACAAGAATTCGACGGTCTGATTCCAGCCCTGAAGGTCAAGAAAATCGACGCGATTCTGTCGTCCATGACCATCACCGACGATCGCAAGAAAAACGTCGATTTCACCATCAAGTACTACCACACCCCGGCGCGCTTCGTGATGAAGGCAGGCAGCGGTGTCAAAGACCCGTTGACCGAGCTCAAGGGCAAGAAAGTCGGGGTCCTGCGCGCCAGTACCCATGACCGCTACGCTACTGAAGTGCTGGCACCGGCCGGTATTAACCTTGTACGTTACGGCTCGCAGCAGGAAGCCAACCTGGACATGGTCGCCGGTCGCATCGACGCGACACTGGCCGACGCGGTCAACCTGAGCGACGGCTTCCTGAAAACCGACGCCGGCAAGGGCTTCGAATTCGTCGGCCCGACTTACGAAGACGCCAAGTACTTCGGCGGCGGTGCCGGCATCGCGGTGCGTAAAGGCGATAAGGAACTGGCAGACAAGTTCAATACGGCAATTACCGAAATCCGCGCCAACGGTAAGTACAAGCAAGTGCAGGACAAGTACTTCGACTTCGACGTTTACGGTCAGTAA
- a CDS encoding M14 family metallopeptidase yields the protein MQRIDHRLPWSHLGSERSLSVFRFGSGPRKVYIQASLHADELPGMRTAWELKKRLADLEAQGQLKGVIELVPVANPIGLDQHLQSAHMGRFELGSGKNFNRAFHELSAPVAELIGAQLGADAEANVALIRQAMGQVLDQLPAPTSQLEALHRLLLRHACDAEITLDLHCDFEAAIHLYALPQHWPQWQSLAARLKAGVALLCEDSGGSSFDESCSSPWLRLAKVFPEAAIPPANLATTLELGSMGDTRIEQAQANCEAILGFLAEQGLIDGQWPEAPTECCEGLPFAGTEYLFAPHHGVVSFLREAGEWVEQGDPLFEVVDPLSDRVTVVRAGTSGVLFALDRSRYTEPGIWQAKVAGREVIRVGKLTND from the coding sequence ATGCAACGTATCGACCATCGATTGCCCTGGAGTCACCTGGGCAGCGAACGCAGCCTCAGCGTATTCCGCTTTGGCAGCGGCCCGCGCAAGGTCTATATCCAGGCCAGCCTGCACGCCGATGAATTGCCCGGCATGCGCACCGCCTGGGAACTGAAAAAGCGCCTTGCCGACCTCGAAGCCCAAGGCCAGCTCAAGGGCGTGATTGAACTGGTGCCGGTGGCCAACCCGATCGGCCTCGACCAGCACCTGCAAAGTGCGCACATGGGGCGTTTCGAACTGGGCAGCGGCAAGAACTTCAACCGCGCGTTCCATGAGCTCAGCGCACCGGTCGCCGAATTGATCGGTGCGCAGTTGGGCGCCGATGCCGAGGCCAACGTCGCCTTGATTCGCCAGGCCATGGGCCAGGTACTCGATCAACTTCCCGCGCCGACTTCGCAACTTGAGGCACTGCACCGCTTGCTGCTGCGCCATGCCTGCGACGCCGAGATCACCCTCGACCTGCATTGCGATTTCGAGGCGGCCATCCACTTGTATGCGCTGCCCCAGCACTGGCCGCAGTGGCAGTCGCTGGCGGCGCGCTTGAAAGCCGGCGTGGCGTTGCTTTGCGAGGACTCGGGCGGCAGCTCGTTCGACGAGTCCTGCTCGTCGCCTTGGTTGCGCTTGGCCAAGGTTTTCCCCGAAGCGGCAATTCCGCCGGCCAACCTGGCAACCACCCTGGAGCTGGGGAGCATGGGTGATACCCGGATCGAACAGGCCCAGGCGAACTGCGAAGCAATCCTGGGCTTTCTCGCCGAGCAGGGCCTGATCGACGGCCAGTGGCCAGAAGCGCCGACTGAATGCTGTGAAGGCCTGCCGTTTGCCGGCACCGAATACCTGTTCGCCCCGCACCATGGCGTGGTGAGTTTCCTGCGCGAAGCCGGTGAATGGGTTGAGCAGGGCGATCCCTTGTTCGAAGTGGTCGACCCCTTGAGCGACCGCGTCACCGTGGTCCGCGCCGGCACCAGCGGCGTGCTCTTCGCACTGGACCGCTCGCGCTATACCGAACCCGGGATCTGGCAGGCCAAGGTAGCAGGGCGCGAGGTGATTCGGGTGGGGAAATTGACCAACGATTAA
- a CDS encoding alpha/beta hydrolase, with protein MLKTLAAVLMLGSSIVQAEPLLHTDLPLNYLEQSQPDSRNQPLVIFLHGYGSNEADLFGIKDGLPASYTYLSVRAPQTLEEGSYQWFHRKGQGAYDGDSDDLRSSAALIGDFVAKAADKYHTTADKVFLVGFSQGAIMSYEVALRQPSAVGGIAALSGKLLPVLRTQLKADKALGALAIFIGHGTDDQRLPFADGSDADSLLRKLGLAPQFHAYPGLGHSISEGEISDLNAWLLRINR; from the coding sequence ATGCTCAAGACATTAGCTGCCGTACTGATGCTGGGATCGTCCATCGTCCAGGCCGAGCCATTGCTACACACCGATCTGCCGTTGAACTACCTGGAGCAGTCCCAACCTGATTCGCGTAATCAGCCGCTGGTGATTTTCCTTCATGGTTACGGCAGTAACGAAGCCGATCTGTTTGGTATCAAGGATGGCTTGCCCGCGTCCTACACCTATTTATCGGTGCGTGCGCCGCAAACCTTGGAGGAGGGGAGTTATCAGTGGTTTCACCGCAAGGGCCAGGGGGCTTATGACGGTGACAGCGATGACTTGAGGAGCAGCGCTGCGTTGATTGGCGACTTTGTTGCCAAGGCGGCGGATAAGTATCACACCACGGCTGACAAGGTGTTCCTGGTGGGTTTCAGTCAGGGGGCAATCATGTCCTACGAGGTGGCTTTACGCCAACCTTCGGCCGTGGGAGGCATTGCCGCATTGAGTGGCAAGTTGCTCCCAGTGTTGCGTACGCAGCTCAAGGCGGACAAGGCGCTGGGTGCGCTGGCCATTTTCATCGGTCACGGCACGGACGACCAGCGCCTGCCTTTCGCCGATGGGAGCGACGCGGACAGCCTGTTGCGCAAACTGGGATTGGCGCCGCAGTTTCATGCCTATCCGGGACTCGGTCACAGCATCAGCGAAGGGGAGATCAGCGACTTGAACGCCTGGTTACTGCGGATCAATCGCTGA
- a CDS encoding Nramp family divalent metal transporter, which translates to MRFSPPKTATAPFCPPEVAGSVPVNADAPFWKRAATFAGPGLLVSIGYMDPGNWATAIEAGSRFGYSLLFVVLLASLAGMAVQCLCSRLGIATGRDLAQLSRERYSPRTAKVQWLLAEVSIIATDLAEVLGCALAFHLLLGCSMTVGIALTAFDTLLVLALQNRGFRRLEAIMLVLVGTIGACFFVELLLIKPYWPEVARGFTPSLSAISEAAPLYLAIGILGATVMPHNLYLHTSIVQTRLFAKDLASKQDAINLARIDTIGSLALALLVNSAILILAAAAFHQSGHSDVVEIQDAYRMLDPLVGGAFASVLFGIALLASGQSSTFTGTIAGQVIMEGYLNLRIPCWQRRLLTRGLALIPAFIGVWLMGDGAVGKLLVMSQVVLSLQLPFALYPLIRMTSDKQLMGPFVNRLPTRVLVWGLFVVISAANSWLILQLLA; encoded by the coding sequence GTGAGATTCAGCCCGCCCAAGACTGCGACAGCTCCGTTTTGCCCGCCAGAAGTGGCCGGCAGTGTCCCGGTCAACGCCGACGCACCGTTCTGGAAACGGGCGGCAACCTTTGCCGGCCCCGGCTTGCTGGTGTCCATCGGCTACATGGACCCGGGCAATTGGGCGACGGCGATCGAGGCTGGCTCGCGCTTTGGCTACAGCCTGTTGTTTGTGGTGTTGCTGGCGAGCCTGGCGGGGATGGCGGTGCAGTGCCTGTGTTCGCGGCTGGGTATCGCCACTGGCCGTGACCTCGCGCAGTTGTCCCGCGAGCGCTACAGCCCGCGTACGGCAAAGGTGCAATGGCTGCTGGCGGAGGTGTCGATCATTGCCACGGACCTTGCCGAAGTGCTTGGCTGTGCCCTGGCCTTTCACCTGTTACTGGGGTGCTCGATGACAGTCGGCATCGCCCTGACAGCCTTCGATACCCTGCTGGTACTGGCCTTGCAGAACCGCGGCTTTCGCCGTTTGGAGGCGATCATGCTGGTGCTGGTCGGCACCATCGGCGCCTGTTTTTTTGTCGAGCTGTTACTGATCAAGCCTTACTGGCCGGAGGTGGCCCGGGGCTTTACGCCGTCGTTGTCGGCGATCAGCGAGGCTGCGCCGCTGTACCTGGCGATTGGGATTCTCGGCGCCACCGTGATGCCCCATAACCTGTACTTGCACACCTCTATCGTGCAGACCCGGTTGTTCGCCAAGGATTTGGCCAGCAAGCAAGATGCTATCAACTTGGCGCGCATCGATACCATCGGCTCGCTGGCCCTGGCGCTGCTGGTCAACTCGGCAATCCTGATTCTCGCCGCGGCAGCGTTCCATCAAAGCGGCCATAGCGACGTGGTGGAAATCCAGGACGCCTATCGCATGCTCGATCCGCTGGTGGGCGGGGCCTTTGCCAGCGTGCTGTTCGGCATCGCCCTGTTGGCGTCCGGGCAGAGTTCGACCTTTACCGGCACTATCGCCGGCCAGGTGATTATGGAGGGTTACCTGAACCTGCGGATTCCCTGCTGGCAACGGCGCCTGTTGACCCGTGGGCTGGCGCTGATCCCGGCGTTCATCGGCGTGTGGCTGATGGGTGATGGCGCTGTCGGCAAATTGTTGGTGATGAGTCAGGTGGTGCTCAGCCTGCAACTGCCGTTCGCCCTGTACCCGTTGATCCGCATGACCAGCGACAAGCAACTGATGGGACCGTTCGTCAATCGCTTGCCGACCCGGGTGCTGGTGTGGGGACTGTTTGTGGTGATCAGCGCGGCCAACAGTTGGTTGATCCTGCAGTTGCTGGCGTGA
- a CDS encoding LysR family transcriptional regulator: MQGLDQLSFKALRLFIAVLDHGSFSEVARREGLAPSSISRQIQLMEQALSQQLIYRHTRAVTPTEAGRLLAHHARLMLVQAEEAEQALQEQQSEPSGLVRINAPVVFGHLHLSPWIAELHRRHPKLQLDIQQTDSYVDPLMAGADLLFRIGALHDSSMQGRVVAPQRFHVAASPAYLARHGTPAQPHELLQHQCLAYKGDAGVQRWFFRQGQDDWAPYSVRGPLTGNHADTLTQAAEQGMGLVMFPSWLIGEALRRGTLVQVLSDFQVSNSLEPQQIAILWPGSRRLSVKVRAVIDFFLEQFGAVPYWDRS; the protein is encoded by the coding sequence ATGCAGGGTCTCGATCAACTGAGCTTCAAGGCACTCCGCCTGTTCATCGCAGTGCTGGATCACGGCAGTTTTTCCGAGGTAGCCCGTCGCGAAGGGCTCGCGCCTTCGTCGATCTCGCGACAAATCCAACTGATGGAACAGGCGCTCAGCCAGCAATTGATCTATCGCCACACCCGGGCTGTCACCCCGACTGAAGCAGGACGCCTGTTGGCCCATCATGCGCGATTGATGCTGGTGCAGGCAGAGGAAGCAGAACAGGCCTTGCAAGAACAGCAAAGCGAACCCAGCGGCCTGGTTCGCATCAACGCACCGGTGGTATTCGGTCACCTGCACCTGTCGCCGTGGATCGCCGAACTGCATCGACGCCATCCCAAGCTGCAACTGGATATCCAGCAAACCGACAGTTATGTCGACCCGCTCATGGCAGGCGCCGACCTGCTGTTTCGGATTGGCGCCCTGCACGATTCGAGCATGCAGGGCCGCGTGGTGGCGCCACAGCGATTTCATGTTGCGGCAAGCCCGGCCTACCTCGCCCGCCATGGCACGCCTGCCCAACCCCACGAGTTGCTCCAACATCAGTGCCTGGCCTACAAGGGCGATGCCGGCGTGCAGCGCTGGTTCTTCCGTCAAGGCCAGGATGATTGGGCCCCCTACTCGGTCCGGGGCCCGCTCACCGGCAACCATGCCGACACCCTGACCCAGGCCGCCGAACAGGGCATGGGCCTGGTGATGTTTCCTTCGTGGTTGATTGGCGAGGCGTTACGCCGGGGCACGCTGGTACAAGTGCTCAGTGACTTCCAGGTGTCCAACAGCCTGGAACCGCAACAGATTGCCATTCTCTGGCCAGGCAGCCGGCGCCTGTCGGTGAAGGTTCGCGCAGTGATCGACTTCTTTCTCGAACAGTTTGGCGCGGTGCCTTATTGGGACCGATCCTGA
- a CDS encoding DMT family transporter — protein MSSTVSPEATSLAVTPVSRPISRLLLLPLVILAGMGLSVEAGLLGPLGAQVGHLWATLSIFGVGSALLFLLLLFSGPQPGPALNTLPRWQLIGGLLGPVYVVVLTLATPMIGIAMTMIAILAGQVCKSVLIDHFGWFGTARKTVNHERWLALLLIVVALVLIAWG, from the coding sequence ATGTCATCGACTGTTTCCCCAGAGGCGACCTCGCTCGCCGTCACGCCCGTCTCGCGCCCGATCTCTCGGTTGTTACTGTTGCCGCTGGTGATCCTCGCGGGTATGGGGCTGTCCGTTGAAGCAGGGCTGCTCGGCCCCTTGGGGGCACAAGTCGGGCATTTGTGGGCGACCCTGAGTATTTTCGGGGTCGGCTCGGCCCTTCTGTTTTTGCTGTTGCTGTTCAGCGGGCCGCAACCTGGGCCGGCCCTCAACACCTTGCCGCGCTGGCAATTGATCGGCGGCCTTCTTGGACCGGTGTATGTGGTGGTGCTGACCCTGGCCACGCCAATGATCGGGATAGCCATGACCATGATCGCGATCCTCGCCGGGCAAGTGTGCAAAAGTGTCCTGATAGATCACTTCGGCTGGTTCGGTACGGCACGCAAGACGGTCAATCACGAACGCTGGCTCGCGTTGCTGTTGATTGTCGTAGCGCTTGTTCTGATTGCGTGGGGTTAA
- a CDS encoding DMT family transporter, giving the protein MNLLLLLLVVGAGAVLSVQAAINGRLGQAVGVLRSSLLTFVVGAIVTALLILFFEPAHAVSLLEVPKWQLSGALFGVVYMLVMVGAVPRVGTAVATVAVILGQLGMGMLIDNFGWLGNPPIELSTRRMLAMVCLALALVFMYRSSVRQAD; this is encoded by the coding sequence ATGAATTTGCTGCTTTTGTTGTTAGTGGTAGGCGCCGGTGCAGTACTCAGTGTGCAGGCGGCAATCAATGGTCGTCTGGGCCAGGCGGTGGGGGTCTTGCGCAGCAGTCTGCTGACTTTTGTGGTGGGTGCGATTGTTACGGCCCTGTTGATCTTGTTCTTTGAACCGGCGCATGCCGTGAGTCTGCTCGAGGTGCCCAAGTGGCAGTTGAGCGGCGCCTTGTTCGGCGTGGTCTACATGCTGGTGATGGTCGGCGCGGTGCCCCGGGTCGGAACGGCCGTGGCGACGGTTGCGGTGATATTGGGCCAACTGGGCATGGGCATGCTAATCGACAATTTCGGCTGGTTGGGTAATCCACCCATCGAGCTGTCCACCCGTCGAATGCTGGCCATGGTGTGCCTGGCGTTGGCCCTGGTCTTCATGTACCGCAGCAGCGTGCGCCAGGCTGACTGA
- a CDS encoding metallothionein: MKTDTCDCRDCNCKLGEHPVVRHGKHYCCEGCAKHHEHGEACTTAGCKCAKGAHA; this comes from the coding sequence ATGAAAACGGACACCTGCGATTGCCGCGATTGCAACTGCAAACTGGGTGAACACCCGGTAGTGCGACATGGCAAACATTACTGCTGTGAAGGCTGCGCCAAACATCATGAGCACGGCGAAGCCTGCACCACAGCGGGCTGCAAATGTGCCAAGGGCGCTCACGCTTGA
- a CDS encoding DUF6555 family protein, which yields MINAKLFVIEYTLHGVPKSFIIRQEKMDNAEAWHWASCDAGVGRIGRFGREKVKKTSKPMAEKFGIENVTWRPAQ from the coding sequence ATGATCAACGCAAAATTATTCGTCATTGAATACACCCTTCACGGTGTGCCCAAGTCTTTCATTATCCGCCAGGAAAAGATGGACAACGCTGAGGCCTGGCACTGGGCCAGTTGTGACGCCGGGGTGGGGAGAATTGGCCGCTTCGGCCGGGAAAAAGTGAAGAAGACCAGCAAGCCGATGGCGGAAAAGTTCGGGATCGAAAACGTCACCTGGCGACCCGCTCAATGA
- a CDS encoding glutathione binding-like protein, whose protein sequence is MTDLSAFPITEKWPAQFPDWIQLYSLPTPNGVKVSIMLEEIGLPYEPHRVSFETNDQMSPAFLSLNPNNKIPAILDPHGPDDKPLALFESGAILIYLADKSGQLLAQESAARYETLQWLMFQMGGIGPMFGQLGFFNKFAGKDYEDKRPRDRYVAESARLLKVLDERLQGRDWIMGERYTIADIAIFPWVRNLIGFYEAGDLVGINNFPNVTRVLERFLARPAVIRGLEIPKP, encoded by the coding sequence ATGACCGATTTGTCAGCTTTTCCGATTACTGAAAAATGGCCAGCGCAGTTTCCTGACTGGATTCAACTGTATTCCCTGCCGACACCCAACGGCGTGAAAGTCTCGATCATGCTCGAGGAAATCGGCTTGCCGTATGAGCCGCATCGGGTGAGTTTTGAAACCAATGACCAGATGTCACCGGCATTCCTTTCGCTGAATCCGAACAACAAGATTCCGGCCATCCTCGACCCCCATGGCCCTGACGACAAGCCGCTGGCGCTGTTCGAGTCCGGCGCCATCCTGATTTATCTGGCGGACAAGAGCGGGCAACTGCTGGCGCAGGAGTCTGCGGCGCGTTACGAGACGCTGCAGTGGCTGATGTTTCAGATGGGGGGTATTGGCCCGATGTTCGGGCAATTGGGTTTCTTCAATAAGTTCGCCGGCAAGGACTACGAGGACAAGCGTCCCCGTGACCGTTACGTTGCCGAGAGTGCGCGACTGTTGAAGGTCCTCGATGAACGCCTGCAGGGCCGCGATTGGATTATGGGCGAGCGCTATACCATTGCCGACATCGCGATCTTCCCGTGGGTGCGCAACCTCATCGGCTTCTACGAGGCCGGCGACCTGGTGGGGATCAATAACTTCCCGAACGTGACCCGCGTGTTGGAGCGTTTCCTTGCCCGTCCGGCGGTAATTCGCGGCTTGGAAATCCCCAAGCCCTGA
- the hemB gene encoding porphobilinogen synthase gives MSSQFPEARPRRLRRTPQLRSLFQESEFSLNDLVLPIFVEEEIDDFVPITSMPGVRRIPESKLAGEIERYARAGIKSVMTFGVSHHLDGHGSDTWQENGLVSRMARICKDAVPEMIVMSDTCFCEYTDHGHCGTLHGGEVDNDATLINLGKQAVAAARAGADVIAPSAAMDGQVQAIRRALDQAGFSQTSIMAYSTKFASALYGPFREAGGSALKGDRKSYQMNPMNRREAVRESLLDEQEGADALMVKPAGAYLDIIRDIREASRLPLAAYQVSGEYAMIKFAAAAGAIDEERVVRESLGAIKRAGADLIFTYFAMDLALSGI, from the coding sequence ATGTCCAGTCAGTTCCCCGAAGCCCGTCCTCGTCGCCTGCGGCGCACCCCGCAACTGCGCAGCCTGTTCCAGGAAAGCGAGTTCAGCCTCAATGATCTGGTGCTGCCGATCTTTGTCGAGGAAGAAATCGACGACTTCGTGCCCATTACCAGCATGCCGGGCGTGCGGCGGATCCCGGAGTCGAAACTGGCGGGGGAAATCGAGCGTTACGCGCGGGCGGGGATCAAGTCGGTAATGACTTTCGGCGTGTCCCATCATCTGGATGGCCATGGCAGCGACACCTGGCAGGAGAACGGCCTGGTGTCGCGCATGGCGCGGATCTGCAAGGACGCGGTGCCGGAAATGATCGTCATGTCCGATACCTGTTTTTGTGAATACACCGACCATGGTCATTGCGGAACGCTGCACGGTGGCGAAGTCGACAACGATGCGACCCTGATCAATCTGGGCAAGCAGGCGGTGGCCGCCGCGCGCGCCGGCGCCGATGTGATTGCGCCTTCTGCGGCCATGGATGGCCAGGTCCAGGCGATTCGCCGGGCGCTGGATCAGGCCGGCTTCAGCCAGACCTCGATCATGGCCTATTCGACCAAGTTCGCTTCGGCGCTCTATGGTCCGTTCCGGGAAGCGGGCGGCAGTGCGCTCAAGGGCGACCGCAAAAGTTACCAGATGAACCCGATGAATCGCCGCGAAGCCGTGCGTGAGTCGTTGCTCGACGAGCAGGAGGGGGCCGACGCGCTGATGGTCAAGCCCGCCGGTGCTTACCTGGACATCATCCGCGATATCCGCGAAGCCTCGCGCCTGCCGCTGGCGGCTTATCAGGTCAGTGGCGAGTACGCGATGATCAAGTTCGCCGCGGCGGCAGGGGCCATTGATGAGGAGCGGGTGGTGCGCGAAAGCCTGGGCGCAATCAAGCGCGCCGGTGCGGACCTGATCTTCACCTATTTCGCGATGGACCTGGCCCTGAGCGGTATCTGA
- a CDS encoding FAD-dependent oxidoreductase, translating to MNRSDVLIIGAGPTGLVLALWLSKLGIRVRILDKTSAPGTTSRALAVQARTLELYRQLDLSQSVIDNGHKVPAANLWVKGRPVAHLPFATIGQDLTPYSFLEIFPQDQHEQLLIERLSQFGVEVERNTELIGFSEGDDGISAQLRLPDGQAQTCQACYLAGCDGARSIVRKTLDIDFQGGTYQQVFYVADVDGTGPAFNGELHVDLDEADFLAVFPMAGEGHARLIGSVRDERAEQAEALRFEDVSQRAIEHMQVEVTRLNWFSTYRVHHRVAETFRLGRSFLLGDAAHVHSPVGGQGMNTGIGDAINLAWKLAAVLNGGAGSSLLDSYEGERIAFARKLVATTDRVFSFVTADGPLADVMRTRVAPYLLPKMVGLERAREFLFRTVSQITLNYRGMALSVGHAGAVFGGDRLPWAQDTEHDNFASLDSLNWQVHVYGDTSDEMRAWCAEHHLALQVFAWLPVHEQAGLARNGFYLLRPDTYVAIADLSSDPKVIERYFRDHGIRPYLG from the coding sequence ATGAACCGCAGCGATGTCCTGATTATCGGTGCGGGCCCAACTGGGCTGGTACTGGCGCTATGGCTGAGCAAACTGGGGATCCGCGTGCGCATCCTCGACAAAACCAGCGCACCGGGCACCACTTCCCGCGCCCTGGCGGTACAGGCCCGCACCCTTGAACTGTACAGGCAACTCGACCTCAGCCAGAGTGTGATCGACAACGGCCATAAAGTTCCGGCAGCGAACCTGTGGGTCAAGGGCAGGCCAGTCGCCCACCTGCCATTCGCGACCATCGGCCAAGACCTGACGCCTTACTCCTTCCTGGAAATATTCCCACAGGACCAACACGAACAACTGCTGATCGAGCGCCTGAGCCAGTTCGGTGTCGAAGTAGAGCGCAACACCGAACTGATCGGTTTCTCCGAGGGCGACGATGGCATCAGCGCACAACTGCGCCTGCCCGACGGTCAGGCACAAACCTGCCAGGCCTGCTACCTGGCCGGTTGTGACGGTGCCCGCTCCATCGTGCGCAAGACCCTCGACATCGATTTTCAGGGAGGCACCTATCAGCAGGTGTTCTACGTGGCCGATGTCGACGGAACCGGCCCGGCCTTCAACGGGGAACTGCATGTGGACCTCGATGAAGCGGATTTCCTCGCAGTCTTCCCCATGGCTGGCGAGGGCCACGCACGCTTGATCGGCTCGGTGCGCGATGAGCGCGCCGAACAGGCCGAGGCACTGCGTTTTGAAGACGTCAGCCAACGTGCCATCGAGCACATGCAGGTCGAGGTCACGCGCCTCAATTGGTTCTCCACCTACCGAGTGCATCACCGGGTCGCCGAAACATTTCGGCTCGGCCGGTCTTTCTTGCTCGGCGACGCCGCCCATGTGCACAGCCCGGTCGGTGGTCAGGGCATGAACACCGGGATTGGCGATGCGATCAATCTGGCCTGGAAGCTCGCGGCGGTGCTCAATGGCGGCGCCGGAAGTAGCTTGCTCGACAGTTATGAAGGCGAACGCATCGCCTTCGCCCGCAAACTGGTGGCCACCACCGACCGGGTGTTCAGTTTTGTCACCGCTGACGGACCGCTTGCAGATGTGATGCGCACGCGCGTGGCACCTTATCTGTTACCGAAAATGGTCGGCCTGGAGCGGGCGCGGGAATTTCTGTTTCGCACGGTCTCGCAGATCACCCTGAACTATCGGGGTATGGCGCTAAGTGTCGGCCATGCTGGCGCCGTTTTCGGTGGCGACCGCCTGCCCTGGGCGCAGGACACCGAACACGACAATTTTGCCAGCCTCGACAGCCTGAACTGGCAGGTGCATGTGTACGGCGACACCAGCGATGAAATGCGCGCCTGGTGCGCCGAGCATCACCTGGCGCTGCAGGTCTTCGCCTGGTTGCCGGTGCACGAGCAAGCGGGCCTGGCGCGCAACGGCTTTTATCTGTTGCGACCGGACACCTACGTGGCCATCGCCGACCTGTCCAGCGATCCGAAAGTCATCGAGCGCTACTTTCGCGATCACGGGATCAGGCCTTACCTCGGCTGA